In the genome of Magnetospirillum sp. WYHS-4, the window GGGACAGGGTAATGCACTCGGGCACAGGCCAAATCCCCCCGCTGCCGCCCCCTCCTCGCTTATCGAGGATCAGGCGGTGGTGGCGACCAGTTCGCGCCCGTCATACTGCCCACAGGCGGGACAAACATGATGCGGCCGCTTCAGTTCGCCGCAATTGGGGCACTCATGATAGGAAGAACTCTTGAGAGCATGGTGGGCGCGACGCATGTTGCGGCGCGACTTCGACACTTTCTTCTTGGGAACAGCCATCGGCGTAACTCGCTTTGTCGGAAAGGACCGGTCGTGCGGAAGGCGCCCTACTTAAACAATTCCGCAGGCAAGGGCAAGGAGATTGGCGGCAGGGATCATCCCTTTTTTTTCAGTTCCGCCAGAACGGCGAAAGGATTGGCCGGCTTGGCTTCCGCCGCCTCGCCGGTCGAGTAGCCGGTGAAAACGGCTCCGGGCGCCCTTGGAAAGAGATCGATCTCCAGGCCGAACTGCCCCGCCACGGCCTCGCCCAGGTCGATG includes:
- the rpmF gene encoding 50S ribosomal protein L32, whose translation is MAVPKKKVSKSRRNMRRAHHALKSSSYHECPNCGELKRPHHVCPACGQYDGRELVATTA